A genomic region of Spodoptera frugiperda isolate SF20-4 chromosome 31, AGI-APGP_CSIRO_Sfru_2.0, whole genome shotgun sequence contains the following coding sequences:
- the LOC118276103 gene encoding beta-secretase 1-like, whose amino-acid sequence MSVPFIVISSIYLRYTFGEVINLYGDAGEAYAIEVNIGHPHQKFKLLVDTGSTTLALASYAREDSNVYFHADNSSSLYNSGTTIEAAYTQGTWTGLLASDFIQFPSLNIPEVRSDFALITKSHEFFTKASVWQGLLGLAYNPVGAWGKSGAVESWLDALDRNMNKPMSFQLKLCGPISTSNTTHYGYFEVIDNQTPKTNHNKTFRTPVLRKRWYEVGVIGVRVLSSLTSEAKNKTTDEIREPDKDMCVQLNTVKSIVDSGTTQIKLPDKLFREVVDELKNEFRKSQVLILDEFWNRREAACWLEPQVWTLPWLAIDLLSADADNQYFTLEIPPQNYMLVVGVHNSSDTSGTVSTYCYKLGLETGYTETVLGYTAMEGLQVTFNRSAGWIGFQTSDCGANARITGPYNTSNSLKTTCELIKPVAEVATSIQAAQWALCAISIIAASVLLYLLAPCLKNLFLKKMPRSQQISLSQAALVEEDSP is encoded by the exons ATGTCAGTGCcatttattgtaataagttcTATTTATTTGAGATACACTTTTGGAGAAGTAATCAATTTGTATGGCGATGCTGGCGAAGCTTATGCTATAGAAGTAAACATAGGCCATCCACACCAAaag TTCAAACTACTAGTTGACACAGGGAGTACAACACTCGCCTTAGCTTCCTATGCTCGGGAAGACAGCAATGTATACTTCCATGCAGATAATTCCAGCAGTCTCTACAATAGTGGCACCact ATAGAAGCAGCATACACTCAGGGTACATGGACGGGCCTCCTTGCTTCAGACTTCATACAATTTCCATCACTAAATATCCCAGAAGTACGCTCAGACTTTGCGCTCATAACAAAGAGTCATGAGTTTTTCACCAAGGCTTCAGTTTGGCAG gGTCTTTTAGGCCTCGCCTACAACCCAGTTGGAGCTTGGGGAAAATCAGGTGCAGTCGAATCCTGGCTAGACGCACTGGATCGCAACATGAACAAGCCAATGTCATTCCAATTGAAACTCTGTGGTCCAATCAGCACATCTAACACTACACACTATGGATACTTTGAAGTTATTG ACAACCAAACGCCAAAAACGAATCACAATAAAACATTCCGGACTCCAGTACTAAGGAAGCGATGGTACGAAGTAGGCGTGATAGGTGTCAGAGTCCTAAGTTCATTGACCTCTGAGGCTAAGAACAAAACGACGGATGAAATAAGGGAGCCTGACAAAGATATGTGTGTACAACTGAACACGGTGAAGAGTATTGTTGATAGCGGAACTACACAGATTAAATTGCCTGATAAATTGTTTAGAGAG GTTGTTGATGAGCTAAAGAATGAATTTAGGAAGTCTCAAGTCCTAATCTTAGACGAATTTTGGAATCGAAGAGAG GCTGCATGCTGGTTAGAGCCTCAAGTGTGGACGTTACCTTGGTTAGCCATAGACCTGCTAAGCGCTGATGCTGATAACCAGTACTTCACGTTGGAGATACCACCTCAG AACTACATGTTAGTGGTGGGTGTCCACAACAGCAGTGACACTTCAGGCACAGTGTCCACGTATTGCTACAAGCTCGGACTAGAAACTGGTTATACGGAGACCGTACTGGGATATACTGCCATGGAAGGATTACAG GTAACCTTCAACAGGTCAGCCGGTTGGATCGGTTTCCAAACATCTGACTGCGGAGCTAACGCCCGCATCACAGGTCCCTACAACACTTcaaattctttaaaaacaacTTGTGAGCTTATAAAGCCAGTTGCAGAAGTAGCGACATCCATACAAGCCGCCCAATGGGCACTATGCGCTATCTCCATAATAGCCGCCAGTGTGCTCTTATATTTACTCGCACCGTGTTTAAAAaacttattcttaaaaaaaatgccaCGGTCACAACAGATCTCCCTCTCGCAAGCAGCCTTAGTTGAAGAGGATTCACCgtga
- the LOC118276101 gene encoding replication factor C subunit 3, with the protein MSLWVDKHRPRDLMKLDYHKDQAVRLKSLVQQSDFPHLLVYGPSGAGKKTRIMCLLRELYGSGVERLRQETMTFTTPSNKKVEIMTVSSNYHIEVNPTDVGIHDRVVIMDLVKNVAQTHQIDSSGQREFKVVILNEVDDLTKDAQHALRRTMEKYVATCRLILIANSISRVIPAIRSRCLTIRVPAPTESEIASVLQLVCKKESLNLPSDLATRLAKAADRNLRRALLMCEACKVQQYPFTSDQKIPEPDWQQFIRDTASMILSEQTAKKLGEVRQKLYELIIHGVPPDMIFAGLLKELVRNCDMAMKCQVASHAANYEHRMRLGNKPIFHLEAFVAKFMAIYKKFVEESMGDVF; encoded by the coding sequence ATGAGTCTTTGGGTAGACAAGCATCGACCGAGAGATTTGATGAAGCTGGATTATCATAAAGATCAAGCAGTGAGATTGAAAAGTTTAGTTCAGCAAAGTGATTTCCCGCATCTGCTTGTTTACGGTCCTTCAGGAGCCGGCAAGAAGACTCGAATCATGTGCTTACTACGAGAACTTTATGGCTCTGGTGTGGAACGCCTAAGACAAGAAACCATGACCTTTACAACACCTTCCAATAAGAAAGTAGAAATCATGACTGTAAGTAGCAACTATCATATTGAAGTCAATCCAACTGATGTCGGCATTCACGACAGAGTGGTGATTATGGACTTAGTAAAGAATGTGGCACAAACTCATCAAATAGATTCATCAGGACAAAGGGAATTCAAAGTTGTTATTCTGAATGAGGTAGACGACCTTACAAAAGACGCTCAACACGCGTTACGTCGAACCATGGAGAAGTACGTCGCAACTTGTCGACTTATACTTATTGCAAACTCCATTTCTCGTGTCATTCCTGCTATCAGATCCCGTTGCCTAACTATCAGGGTGCCAGCACCCACAGAAAGTGAGATCGCTTCCGTACTCCAGTTAGTTTGTAAGAAAGAAAGTTTGAATCTGCCATCAGACCTAGCTACGAGACTTGCAAAAGCAGCAGACAGGAATTTAAGGAGAGCATTACTTATGTGTGAGGCTTGTAAAGTTCAACAGTATCCATTCACATCAGATCAAAAGATTCCCGAGCCAGACTGGCAACAATTCATCAGAGATACAGCCTCCATGATACTATCAGAACAAACCGCAAAGAAACTTGGTGAAGTTCGACAAAAATTGTATGAGTTAATAATACATGGTGTCCCTCCGGACATGATCTTTGCAGGACTATTGAAAGAATTAGTTCGTAATTGTGATATGGCTATGAAATGCCAAGTGGCCAGTCATGCAGCAAATTATGAACATAGAATGAGACTAGGCAACAAACCTATATTCCACTTGGAGGCATTTGTTGCTAAGTTTATGGCAATCTACAAGAAATTTGTTGAAGAGTCTATGGGTGATGTTTTCTAG